In Rhodamnia argentea isolate NSW1041297 chromosome 11, ASM2092103v1, whole genome shotgun sequence, one genomic interval encodes:
- the LOC115736000 gene encoding uncharacterized protein LOC115736000 produces MSRPSAPPPRLGPQRPLHKQHSWSPDVLREEAWQRRKGSFKGRRRASVTDDDLDELKGCIELGFGFDSPDVDPKLSDTFPALELYRAVNKRYHRSLSRSSSVESSLSLSSLVSDNDAESSGSIYDPGDDPETVKTRLRQWAQIVACSVRQSSSPSSQ; encoded by the exons ATGTCGAGGCCTAGCGCGCCGCCCCCGAGGCTGGGGCCGCAGCGGCCGCTCCACAAGCAGCACTCGTGGTCCCCGGACGTGCTCCGCGAGGAGGCGTGGCAGAGGCGGAAGGGGAGCTTCAAGGGCCGGCGCCGCGCGAGCGTGACGGACGACGACCTCGACGAGCTGAAGGGCTGCATCGAGCTGGGCTTCGGGTTCGACTCGCCCGACGTGGATCCGAAGCTCTCCGACACCTTCCCGGCCCTGGAGCTCTACCGCGCTGTCAACAAGCGGTACCACAGGAGCCTCTCGAGGTCGTCGTCGGTCGAGTCGTCCCTGTCGCTGTCCTCCTTGGTCTCGGACAACGACGCCGAGAGCTCCGGCTCCATATACGACCCAG GTGACGATCCTGAGACGGTGAAAACGAGGCTAAGGCAATGGGCGCAGATCGTGGCGTGTTCGGTGCGGCAATCTTCGTCTCCTTCCTCACAGTGA
- the LOC115735996 gene encoding glycoprotein 3-alpha-L-fucosyltransferase A produces MEKLANLASNQRLSRVAHTHESLPMANGNPAAPRKKWTNFMPLFVILVVVAEIAFLGRLDMAKNAALVDSWADVFYRSHAGGELPLSGEDFPVTMEGSDRNLGSETESCEDWLEKEDAVVYSRDFDKEPILVSGFHEEWKTCAVGCKFGSSSDKEPDAQFGLNGQAGKAKILRSMESSQYYAENDIVQARRRGIDIVMTTSLSSDVPVGYFSWAEYDIMAPVQPKTENAIAAAFISNCGARNFRLQALEALEKTKVKIDSYGGCHRNRDGRVDKVEALKRYKFSLAFENSNEEDYVTEKFLQSLVAGSVPVVIGAPNIEDFAPAPGSYLHIKELKDVPEVAKTMIYLSENPDAYNQSLRWKYEGPSDSFKALVDMAAVHSSCRLCIHLATTIRQKEEKSPAFKNRPCKCTRGSETVYHLFVRERGRFEMVSIYLRKLTLEALESAILRKFTSMNHVPIWKEERPESIRGGNALRIYRIYPVGLTQRQALYTFKFENDADLRSHVQRNPCAKFEVIFV; encoded by the exons ATGGAGAAGCTGGCGAATCTTGCTTCGAATCAGAGATTATCCAGAGTCGCACATACCCACGAATCTCTGCCCATGGCCAATGGAAATCCGGCGGCTCCCAGGAAGAAATGGACCAACTTCATGCCTCTCTTCGTGATTCTCGTGGTGGTTGCGGAGATCGCGTTTCTGGGTCGGCTTGATATGGCTAAGAACGCTGCTTTGGTCGACTCCTGGGCCGACGTGTTTTACCGTTCGCATGCTGGGGGCGAGCTGCCCCTGAGCGGCGAGGATTTCCCCGTCACGATGGAGGGTAGTGACCGGAATTTGGGGTCGGAGACGGAGAGTTGCGAGGACTGGTTGGAGAAAGAGGATGCTGTGGTATATTCTAGGGATTTTGACAAGGAACCTATTTTGGTTTCTGGTTTTCACGAG GAGTGGAAGACATGCGCTGTCGGATGTAAGTTTGGGTCCAGTTCAGATAAGGAACCTGATGCACAATTCGGATTGAATGGGCAAGCCGGAAAAGCTAAGATACTTAGATCAATGGAGTCTTCACAGTACTATGCAGAAAATGATATTGTTCAGGCACGACG GAGGGGCATTGATATCGTGATGACAACTAGTCTTTCCTCTGATGTTCCAGTTGGATATTTTTCGTGGGCTGAGTATGACATTATGGCTCCGGTGCAGCCAAAGACAGAGAATGCCATCGCAGCTGCCTTTATTTCTAACTGTGGGGCTCGAAATTTTAGATTACAAGCTCTTGAGGCTCTTGAAAAGACTAAAGTAAAAATAGATTCGTATGGTGGCTGCCATAGGAACCGAGATGGGAGAG TGGACAAAGTGGAAGCTCTGAAGCGCTACAAGTTCAGTCTcgcttttgaaaattctaatgaGGAAGATTATGTCACTGAGAAATTCCTCCAATCTCTTGTTGCTG GTTCTGTACCTGTGGTTATCGGTGCACCAAACATTGAGGATTTTGCACCTGCTCCTGGATCATATTTACATATCAAGGAGTTAAAAGATGTTCCAGAAGTCGCCAAGACAATGATTTACCTCTCAGAGAATCCTGATGCATACAACCAATCATtaag GTGGAAGTATGAGGGTCCATCGGACTCTTTCAAGGCCCTCGTGGATATGGCAGCTGTTCACTCATCATGCCGTCTTTGCATTCATCTTGCTACCACGATCAggcagaaagaagagaaaagcccAGCTTTCAAGAATCGTCCATGCAAGTGCACTCGAGGCTCAGAAACTGTATACCATTTgttcgtgagagagagagggaggtttGAGATGGTGTCCATTTACTTGAG AAAACTCACGCTGGAGGCCCTGGAGTCTGCAATTTTGAGGAAGTTCACTTCTATGAACCACGTGCCGATTTGGAAGGAAGAAAGACCTGAAAGCATAAGAGGAGGGAATGCACTTCGAATTTACAGAATATATCCTGTTGGCTTGACGCAGAGGCAGGCTCTGTATACGTTCAAATTCGAAAATGACGCCGACCTGAGGAGTCACGTGCAAAGGAACCCATGTGCGAAATTTGAAGTGATTTTTGTCTAA
- the LOC115735992 gene encoding ferredoxin--nitrite reductase, chloroplastic, whose amino-acid sequence MSSMSIRFLSSPLPCRKSSASLSRTKVSAATTPPSTAAPPPPGVEEEAGVARLEPRVEERDGYWVLKEKFRQGINPQEKVKIEREPMKLFMENGVEELAEMSMEDIDKAKVTKDDVDVRLKWLGLFHRRKHHYGRFMMRLKLPNGVTTSAQTRYLASVVRKYGKDGCVDVTTRQNWQIRGVVLPDVPEILKGLADVGLTSLQSGMDNVRNPVGNPLAGIDPEEIVDTRPYTNLLSQFITGNSRGNPAITNLPRKWNVCVIGSHDLYEHPHINDLAYMPAMKDGQFGFNLLVGGFFSPKRCEEAIPLDAWVSADDVIPVCKAILEAYRDLGTRGNRQKTRMMWLIDELGIEGFRSEVVKRMPHQKLERASPEDLVHKQWERRDYLGVHPQKQEGFSFVGLHVPVGRVQADEMDELARLADEYGSGELRLTVEQNIVIPKIENSRIGTLLNQPLLKNRFSPSPPLLMKGLVACTGNQFCGQAIIETKARALKVTEELIRLVSMTRPVRMHWTGCPNSCGQVQVADIGFMGCMTRDENGKTCEGVDVFLGGRIGSDSHFGDVYKKGVPCKDVVPLVVEILVKHFGAVLREREEAED is encoded by the exons ATGTCTTCCATGTCCATCCGCTTTCTCTCATCCCCCTTACCGTGTCGGAAGAGTTCAGCTTCTCTCTCCCGGACGAAGGTGTCCGCAGCCACCACCCCCCCATCAACCGCTGCCCCGCCTCCGCCGGGGGTGGAGGAGGAGGCAGGCGTGGCGAGGCTGGAGCCGAGGGTGGAGGAGAGAGATGGGTATTGGGTGCTGAAGGAGAAGTTCAGGCAGGGCATAAATCCGCAGGAGAAGGTGAAGATCGAGAGAGAGCCGATGAAGCTGTTCATGGAGAATGGTGTTGAAGAGCTTGCTGAGATGTCGATGGAAGATATCGACAAGGCTAAGGTCACCAAGGATGACGTCGATGTGAGGCTCAAGTGGCTTGGCTTGTTTCACAGGAGGAAGCATCATT ATGGTAGATTCATGATGAGGCTGAAGCTGCCAAATGGGGTGACAACAAGCGCACAAACCCGATACTTGGCGAGCGTCGTCAGGAAATATGGAAAAGACGGGTGTGTGGATGTGACCACCAGGCAGAACTGGCAGATCAGAGGGGTGGTTTTGCCAGATGTTCCGGAAATACTCAAGGGCTTGGCTGATGTTGGCTTGACCAGCCTCCAAAGCGGCATGGACAATGTGAGGAATCCTGTCGGGAACCCCCTGGCAGGCATCGATCCTGAAGAGATAGTCGATACACGGCCTTATACTAATCTCCTGTCCCAGTTCATCACTGGGAATTCCCGTGGAAATCCCGCCATTACAAACTT GCCTCGGAAATGGAATGTCTGTGTGATCGGATCTCATGACCTTTATGAGCATCCTCACATCAATGACCTCGCCTACATGCCTGCAATGAAGGACGGACAATTTGGATTCAATTTGCTGGTCGGTGGATTCTTTAGCCCCAAGCGTTGCGAGGAGGCAATTCCTCTCGATGCCTGGGTCTCAGCAGACGACGTAATCCCTGTGTGCAAAGCTATTCTCGAGGCCTACAGGGATCTTGGAACCAGAGGAAACAGGCAGAAGACAAGAATGATGTGGTTAATTGATGAACTG GGCATTGAAGGCTTCAGGTCAGAGGTAGTCAAGAGAATGCCCCACCAGAAACTAGAAAGAGCATCCCCCGAGGACCTGGTTCACAAGCAATGGGAGAGGAGGGATTACCTAGGGGTCCATCCACAGAAGCAAGAAGGCTTTAGCTTTGTTGGACTTCACGTTCCAGTCGGTCGGGTCCAAGCAGATGAAATGGATGAGCTAGCTCGGCTAGCCGACGAGTACGGATCAGGTGAACTCCGGCTCACTGTGGAACAGAACATTGTCATTCCAAAGATCGAGAACTCAAGAATTGGAACCTTGCTCAATCAGCCTCTCTTGAAGAACAGATTTTCCCCCAGTCCACCTCTCCTCATGAAAGGGCTTGTTGCGTGTACTGGCAACCAGTTCTGTGGTCAAGCCATTATTGAGACAAAGGCTCGGGCTCTGAAGGTGACTGAGGAACTGATAAGGCTTGTTTCCATGACCAGACCTGTGAGGATGCACTGGACTGGATGTCCCAACAGTTGTGGACAAGTACAAGTGGCTGATATTGGGTTCATGGGGTGCATGACAAGGGATGAGAATGGGAAGACATGTGAGGGGGTGGATGTTTTCTtgggtggtagaattgggagtGACTCGCACTTTGGAGATGTTTATAAGAAAGGTGTTCCTTGTAAAGATGTGGTGCCTTTAGTTGTTGAGATACTGGTCAAACACTTCGGAGCTgttctcagagagagagaagaagcggAAGATTGA
- the LOC115735993 gene encoding probable inactive serine/threonine-protein kinase bub1: MAETSTTESPHDDLFSSVISDIRTYTGDDPLLPWIRGIRRMKERLPLQVLKEKLPRFLQKCAEKFQSDRRYRNDLRYLRVWLQLMDYVDDPKVLLRAMEMNRIGMKRSLFYQAYALYFEKMKKFEEADKIYHLGVQNLAEPADELQKSYEQFLHRLERHTIKRIQHQERRANKENICHSYGRHDGTYHDSNTKQSVSQDKNVDTDHIREEKSQNGKPLAESRTDGIAGKEWGGRMELRKTSNQQLTEEKKVEEPAISYRDSVAVKLVDTALIGKPEEEDACHHGLVEPTINMKEAMNAINSMFREPIVSMPVGRGSLRRHKREKQSSGSNSKAFVDENLEKQVEASKDQNREKSCSLRHTQSTLRQPQEEGFQIYIDEEGNDDGKENGDLEQDQAQNFSASHVSGFVFPRPNDLAPESSNELGIASSSRGKFREDTVVGKFVGSTILDEPVVENVCHHGLVEPTINLKEAMEDINNMFGKPIEFVRTRRSKKREKLREQENCSGFLILPDDELESEQFEDPGISAAKAFDRQSDVGFSILSDDVKHPEHKVALQPSRKPGEIDLFEPTVFTKEAMDDISKMFGMPLDF; encoded by the exons ATGGCAGAGACCAGCACCACCGAATCGCCCCACGACGATCTCTTCTCCTCCGTGATCTCCGATATCAGAACCTACACCGGCGACGATCCGCTTCTCCCGTGGATCCG TGGGATCAGGAGGATGAAGGAGCGTCTTCCTCTTCAGGTCCTGAAAGAGAAGCTCCCTAGGTTTCTCCAGAAGTGCGCCGAGAAGTTCCAGTCGGACCGCCGTTACAGGAACGACTTGCGTTACCTTCGTGTCTGGTTACAGTTG ATGGATTATGTCGACGATCCAAAGGTGCTTTTGAGAGCAATGGAGATGAATCGCATCGGGATGAAGCGGTCTCTCTTCTACCAGGCATACGCTCTTTACtttgagaagatgaagaaattcgAGGAAGCTGACAAGATTTATCACTTAGGAGTGCAAAA CCTTGCTGAACCGGCGGATGAGCTGCAGAAATCATATGAGCAATTTCTCCATCGGTTGGAGAGACACACGATTAAGAGGATTCAG CATCAAGAAAGGAGAGCCAACAAGGAAAACATCTGCCACTCCTATGGAAGGCATGATGGGACATACCACGACAGTAACACTAAGCAATCGGTTTCTCAGGACAAAAACGTAGACACTGACCACATTCGGGAGGAAAAGTCTCAAAATGGTAAGCCACTAGCAGAATCAAGAACAGATGGGATTGCGGGAAAGGAATGGGGCGGAAGGATGGAACTTAGAAAAACATCAAACCAGCAACTGACTGAGGAAAAGAAAGTGGAGGAACCTGCCATATCTTACCGTGATTCTGTAGCGGTAAAGTTGGTGGATACCGCCCTCATTGGAAAgcctgaggaagaagatgcatgCCATCATGGACTGGTGGAGCCAACAATAAACATGAAGGAGGCAATGAATGCCATCAACAGCATGTTCAGAGAGCCAATTGTGTCAATGCCAGTTGGCAGAGGATCGCTTAGGAGGCACAAAAGGGAAAAGCAGAGTTCCGGCAGCAATTCCAAGGCTTTTGTTGATGAAAACCTGGAGAAGCAAGTTGAAGCATCTAAAGATCAGAATCGGGAGAAGAGTTGTTCACTTCGGCACACACAATCCACACTTCGTCAGCCTCAAGAGGAAGGATTTCAAATATACATTGACGAAGAAGGCAATGATGATGGAAAGGAAAATGGAGACTTGGAGCAGGATCAAGCACAAAATTTCTCCGCTTCACATGTGAGTGGTTTCGTGTTTCCTCGACCAAATGATCTTGCTCCTGAATCCTCCAATGAGCTGGGTATAGCAAGCTCATCCAGAGGAAAGTTCAGAGAGGATACAGTCGTTGGCAAGTTTGTTGGCTCTACCATATTGGATGAGCCAGTCGTGGAGAATGTTTGCCACCATGGCCTAGTAGAACCCACCATCAACTTGAAAGAGGCCATGGAGGACATAAATAACATGTTTGGAAAGCCAATAGAATTTGTAAGAACTAGAAGATCAAAGAAACGGGAAAAATTACGGGAGCAGGAAAATTGTAGTGGATTTCTGATTCTTCCTGACGATGAATTGGAAAGTGAACAATTTGAGGATCCAGGAATATCAGCTGCAAAAGCTTTCGACAGGCAAAGCGATGTTGGGTTTTCAATTCTTTCTGATGACGTCAAACATCCTGAACATAAGGTGGCCCTACAACCATCAAGAAAACCAGGAGAAATTGACTTGTTTGAGCCAACTGTCTTTACTAAGGAGGCCATGGATGATATTAGTAAGATGTTTGGAATGCCATTGGATTTCTAA